TCTCAAAACTGGCAAGAAGTACCAAGTCTCTGCCTCTGCCTCGGCCCGAGAGCTGCAGATTTGCGTTTGGCAAATGCTGGGCGAAGGAGCTCTGGAAATTTATCCAGGAACAGCGACCAGTCTTCCTCGTTCATATCTCCAAGCTTTACAAAACTGACACTTGGAGGAAACTGCTCGTTTGCACTCCTGTGCCCTGCAGATGTGTTGGTAATATATCCAAACTCAGGTTTTGTGACCTGgtacttttggtttttctgGTTCTTATTGCCCAGTACGGTATTCTTGAGAGACATAGAAAGCTTTGACACAGAAATGGGTTCAGAAGGTGGAAAGATGCCTGTTTCTCCTAGCTCCTCCCCTCCACTATCTTCTCCCCCCTCCTCAATGCTTTCCTCCAATTTCGAGAGTGGATTGCGTCCATGCAGGCCTCCAAGTCCACCAAGCTGGTAATGTGACCAGCCCAAACACTGATCCGCTGCCATACTTGAGTTATAGTCTAATTCTCCATCCTCACAGTCTAAGTCAAACTGGAAATCCTCACTGCCCCACTCATatattggagaagagaactcCCTCTCTGCTATCATCTGCCTAGCCTCAAGACATACTAGCTCAAGTTCACTGGGTTCCTCCTCTCCACTACGAAATTCTCTGCTCATCATCTCACCAATCTCAGCAAGACAGAGACCAGAAGCAGCAGCTTCCTTCAGAAAAATTGTACACAGTACCAAAACCCGAAGACAAGCTTCACGGATCATGGGTAGCTCCATCCTAAGCATTTCACAGTCTTTTATCGGATCAAGATTTTCAATATACTTGAGCTCATCATCTGAAAATGGGATTGACGCTTGAGGCCAATGAATCCACTCAAAGTACGGATCCTCTAAAGTTTCCGGCAAACAAAGACCGTGATCTATAGGAATAAGCTCCACTTGTCCAAAACTTCCTATTCCGTCAAGTTTCCGAACTAAGAGATTCCCAGCATGCCTATCCGTATTAAAAATCCTAATATCTAAAATACCTATACGATGAACAGCCGCGACAGGGAAACTAGAAGTCCCATGATCACTGGCATCAAAATCATGTGGAATGAATTGTTGGAAGGAAGCAATTTTACTAACTGCCTTTTTCTTGTGAGCCTGAGGCTTGTTACCATTCACCCAATCATTTACATTGAAGATTGAGTGAGTGATCTTCACTAAGGCTGTCGGAGGCACGTTTGCAAAATGTTCGTAGTCAAGAAGATAAGCTGCAACTTCTCTGAATCCAGTCTCCCCAACACGCACAGAGCGCTTAAATCCAGGTTGTCCAAGAGCTTTTCCAACAAAACCTTTTGGATTATTTGGTGCAAAAGGTTCTTCATCAGTAGGCTTCACAATTGCGACACTTTCACCTTTCCCGTTCCTAAAATAGTACGCACCACCAAGCCCACCATGAACAGGAATCGGATCAATACCCAACTTTATACCTTTCACAATCTCTTTGACTAACCGTCTCGTGCCAGCAAAATGATCTGGATGCCCTAATATCTCAATAGGTCCACTCTGGTCCCTAAGACGGAGATCCTTCCCAGTGGGCGAGAGACATGGAGTAGATGAACTTCTGTGCAACAGATTTCTCGTGAGGAGAAGAGGAGAATCATTTCGAATGGCACTAAGATCATTCTTCAGTATCACATCCCCAAATGTTAGGGAGCTCTCCTCTGTGGGAATATTGAGGGCAAGCTGCAACCTCCTTTTCACCGTATGAGCATTGTCACTACGATCTAATTCCATTCCCAGGACACATCCCGTATCAGTTTGCACAAAAACTTGTCTCCTTCCAACTGGCTGTTTTTCTTCCATTCCATTTTTTGAGCGGTAAGCCCTGCTGAGTGGGCTCTTGAGTGCTGCAACTGCCATTTGAGTCTGAACTGGACTGTCCAACTTCCGTGACATTAAATAATGAAGGAAAAGGACGTGTTTGCAGCCAAATGACCGAGATGGTCAAGGAAGAGAAATGAATCCCTCCCAAGAAGGCGCCCAACCCAAAACAGAATGATGGTTGAACAAAACCAGAGTCTAGGACCTCGAATAATCATTAATAGATAGGAGAAGCCTCAATCCTTGCCATCGTTCTCAAAGAAACAATACTCCGAGACCGAAAACACACCACAGACAAAAGGATGCAGCCGAACACTGTATCTACAGATTCATCTCGCCAGATTCACAGTACCAGATAGTCTGCAGAAAtataacaaagaaaacaaaatcaacacTTGACCAGAAGAAGCAAGAATATTGATACAGAATTAACTTCAATTGGAAGAGAGTCCAAAGAAAAGATGAATTTGACTAGACTCGACAATTAAGAATCCCAACCCTCGAGCTGGGAATGAGATTTGATAAAAAGATGCAAGCATCAAGAACCCAAACTGATGCATTATTTACGGTCCTTTTCCATAAGAAACCAAATTCGTTGTAAgatcaaaatatcaatatttgcAGAAGCCCGCTAGAATTAACTACACATTCTTCGATTAACTCATACGTCGTCCAGAGTTGGCAAAAGAAAGGGCGAACAGTTCTCTATTAAAGTAAAACTACAAGGGCCCGGGAACAAAATTTCAACGATAGGTTCTTCCTGACATAAAGaacgaggaagaagaaggatctTTTCTCTAACCACATCATCATGAAATCAAACAAATGATCGGAACGAAATCCTCATTCGCGGACAAGAACAAATCTCAACAGTTAAACGAAATCTGTGAAAGGTGCACCTTCTCCCCCCCTCCCCCCTCTCCTCGGGGCAGGAGAGAATATCCAAAAGAGACCAAAGCTCAATACGACGTTCTGGAGTGGAGACTGATCAGAGAAATGAAATTCAACAATGAGAAGCaagtaaaagagagagaaaaaaaggcaTCATTCATTTAActcatactaaaaaaaaaaaaaacaaacattacTCGGTGAGAATAACAAAATCGAAGAAAGAACTCACCAGAACTATATAGATCTTTCAAGATCCGATACAAGAACGAATCAGATTCACCACTAAAATCGTCGCTATCCGTGAATCGATGCGGCAAGAACTTTGCAAAAAACAGAGAATGAGAAGGCTTCAATGAATCAAATCGAAtcgaatcaaatcaaatcaaatccaagaaaatggCATCAAACAATCGTCGGAGCTAAGTGATGATAGTTGTCGTCGTAATGAACGAAaagctataaaaaaaacaaaaaattcagACAAAAATCCGTTCGCAGTTTCTCCTTCCTTTCCCTCGCTTTTGTTTCTCCTTTTATTCTCCGTTCTCTCTGTTGCGCTTCACAGAAATTCGTCTTCTTGGAATGTTCTTTAACTCGAGTGAGAGAAGCCTGGTTAAAATAGCTAACCCTGGTTAGATGCCGACCCACTCTCTCTCTGCCCTTTACGGTTCGAAGACTCTCGAAGGGGTGGGAGAGCCGTCGGATGAAGAGAGTATTGGAATTAAGGACCGTCGGATGAAGGGGACATTGAGGTGGCGACAAGATATTCGTGAATGCGTGGCAAGGTCACCGTCGAAGGGTGGACACCTGGTGTAATCAGCGACTGGGTAGGgcgggttttctttttttgagtTTGGGCCTTCGAATCTCTAGTTCTGCGTACTACCCAGTTTCCTGCCCAATCTGACCGTCCATTTTAATGACCATTGAATTTACCAAATtgtccttcttttttttttttcttttttttttttgccttttttctttttctttggttattttagttaaataaaataaattattacacTTTAAATCAACACCAACCTCTCTACCACttttaaaacatctatttttttttcctgaacttgaatttaaaaacataaaaacattaatttcttaatatCTCCACACTCAAGTCTATTTTcgtcattaattttttataaactttaacCATCCAATACCATCCATTTATATTAGACAGTTAAATATAAAACGACAatgaaattattcattttctcgagctcaaaattcaaatttctatttgAATATATTGTAAATTTACTTATATACCCCCATACAACTGAAAATTATGAAGTAGGGCCCATCTTACTTCCATTCCACTAAGaacaatcatttaaaaatcttattaaatTATCAGAACTAAATaaagtataaataaaataaaaagatggaAGGCATagcaaatcaaatcaaatcaataaagaacaaagaagactattacaaaaattaaaaagatatacaatatatatatatatatatatatatgaagtaATATAATAAAGTATTTTATAATAGATACAATTACCAAAAAGCCCCGGAAGAATAAGCAAAACAGTGAATGAAAAGcggttttttaaaattaatttcgtCAAAAGAATTGGAGAGAATATGATTGCAAAATGgccttttattatttttcaaaccttcttttgcttttgcttttgcttttttcttattataataataataattttgttggcttttttataatttagaaactgTCATTTTATATTTGGCATGCCAGCTGGCTGTTCAAGCCCACCTgtcaatttctattttttttttaattaaaaaatgaaatagccTTAATTGGGTTATTGAagtagaattttaatttgtaataatttaatatttatatattttaaaatgataacaaTTTcgtcaaattattttatttcatagattaattatataaatggATAATGAATAAATGTGTGATGGGAACATTTTCTTGAGGATAGAAAGGGATGGAAGGGGCACGTGGAGGTTAAGAGTGTCGGAGAGTTTGACCAATGGAAATGGAGATGCAGCTGAGTCAGCGTCCACGCATGAACGAGTCACGTGCTGTTTCCGGATGGCACGATGCCCAATGCCAATACACGACACTACACGACACGACAATATTACTTGTTTGTAATtccttctaaaattttatgtcCTACGTGTTGGTATTATCCTCCCACGTGTCTTTTGATTCTTCCAAACTCCGGCGTGGACAAGACAACCTTAGCTCACGGGTTTCTCCCTTCAAACCTTCATTTCTGAAATTCTTAAATCTAAattcttcaattaaaaaaatatatatacatacatatatacatgtGCATATCTTTGggttcttattttaaaaaaattataaataaataaataaatcgttTTCCATCGGTGATCACCATCATGAAAACTATAAATTCAACTTTAGAGAGTAGAACTCACACGAAGACAAATAAACTCTTGAGCTTACCAGTGACACAATATCTAACactaaaaaatgtaaatagatctgaaaatattattactcaaccaAACAATgagttaagaatgagaaataaaattgggatTGAAGATACCATATTCGTTGATATTCACAAAGTTTAACACAAGATAccaactaataaaataaaatatttattccataactaatatatttttcaaatattaattgattagCTTGATTAATTCAAACTATCAATAAGTTGCATTAAATTCTGACAACCAGCAATAACAAATGTGATGAAGATCAAAGTGACGGTGGCGCCCATGATATTTCTGTCGATTTCGATGGTGAAAAGTTTGAGTTAGGCTAAAATGCAAGtgagaataagaaaaaatatgttaatggACAAAGTGGCACCAATAGATACCTTTTCAACCCTGTTAACGGTATATGAAAGCAACATCGATACTAGAAAAATAGGGACAAAGATTCAGTCGATTATAAAAGGCGCGTGCCCATTGCAACAAATGGAGGAAAAATTATGCACGAGAccaacaaaaaataagaacaagaaaccAATACTAACTATCGAGTTAGGCATACAAGTACTCTATTAAAGAGAAATATTATGCGAATATATTGatacatttatttaagttaataGGGTTAAAATTGATGTAATCAACCAAGTTTatggtttaaattaataaaattaaaaatttataattaaaattgatataaccAGCAAagtttatgataaaaaaaaagattttttttttctaatattaatCTCGAGTTTAAATATAGAATTGAAGAAGGAAACCAAACATTCATTACGAAGGGAAAGAAGCTTTTCCCTAAtagactcattttaaaacttcaaaagaagcttaaaaaagaaagtccaaagagactaatatctgctagcagtaagCTAccgttgttacaaatggtattagagttagacatcGGGCTGTATGTCAGGAAGGATGTTGGGCTCCGgtgaaggtggattgtgagatcccacaatcggatagagaggggaacgaagaattttaaaaccttaaagggaaacctaaagaagacaatctTTGCTAGCAATGAACTTGAACTGAAAAATGTCCTTTTCTACCTAGAGGTCAATTTACAAGTCCAAAACTGAAAAATTGGCACTTTATGAGGAGGACGGACTACAACATCAACGTGTTCTACACAGAAAAGCGTATCAGAAGTATTTGGATGCCAGAGTTTATATATCTACGGAAGAATCAATGAATAGACAGTAGGGGTTCCTCGTTCCTTACCGTTACGAAAAAGTTGAATCCCGGTCCGAAGTTCCGAGGACTTTGATGAGAAAAGCGTAGTCGTAAGCTGTCTCTTCACATCCACCATAGAGACCACCTTCACCAAAGTGTCCTCCAACCATATTGGTCTTCAAAATTGCAGAAGTCGAACAACGACAGCATGTCGTGTCTCGGATTTTTGCCACCCATTTGGCAGCTTCCCATACTCCAACCCTGAGGATGAAGTTCAACAGTTTCCAGCATATGTTTATCGGAATCGAAGcatgaacaaataaatatgCAAATGTGATAACAGTGTAAGCAGttgaaaggagaaaagaaTTTACCTTGCATCACGGAATGAGGCTGTGACAAGCATTGGAGGATAACAACTTCCCTTAGAGATATTGTCGTAAGGAGAGTAGCTCAAGATAGACTCAAACTGCATTGCTATCTCTGGGTTTCCGAATTCTTCATAGTCGAGAATGGTGAGTGGTAAACTGGGATCTAGTAGCGTGTTACATATGTCGAGAAACGGAACCTGAAAAATATTACCAAAACTTTATTCGCCATAACTAAATATATGACAATAACAGCAGaacaagctcactgctagcaaatattgtacttttgggtttcctctcaaggttttaaaatgcgtctactatggagagggtctagccctactcggACCAGTGCCTCGCACCGTCCACcgtccggtgactggctctgatatcatttgtaacaacccaagcccaccattaacagatattgtcctctttgggttttcctttttgggcttcctgttgtgagatcccacctcgaatggagaggggaataaaacattccttacaagggtgtggtaACATCTgtctagtagacgtgttttaaaaccttgaaaggaaagcttaaagaggacaatatctgctagcggtggacttgggctattacaaatggtatcagagccagacactgggcagtgtgccagcgagaacgttgggcctcTAACAGaggcgttttaaagcctctccctaacagatgtaTTTTTAacaccgtgagactgacgacgctacgtaacaggccaaagtgaacaatatctactagcggtgggtttgggctattatgGTAATGTCATTAGAGAGGCCTGATATTGCAGTGTAGTATCAAAGAGAGAAGACATTAGTGATGGTCTTTCAAGATGCATTTCCTATCTACTTTACAAGATGTGAAGACCAATGAGTAAGCAAGTGTATGGCTCAAACTAACCTTCAAAATGGCTGCTCCAAACAGGTCAGGATGCATGTTGATAGCAGCTCCAACAAGCAGGCCTCCTGCACTGTATCCAATGGAACCCAGCCGATCCTTATGAACATAGCCATTATCAATGAGAAAATTCGCACAAAAGATAAAGTCTTGTATTGAGTTTTGTTTCTCAAGCCCACTCCCACATCTATGCCATGAAgaatcaccaccaccacctccccTGCACACCCAATCAAGGTTCTAAACTAAGCTTCAATGcaagaaaacgaaacaaaaaacCTGTTTATAACGATAAAAACTACCTGATATCTGCAAATGCCAGCACGAAACCACGATCAAGTAAACTCAGGCGAGAAGGACACCAACTTTTATCAAGAACCTCACCATATGCTCCATACCCTTGTAGAACTCCGGGTGACCGTCCTTTCTGAAAAGTCGAAGGGGAATACAATATGGTCAAGGGTACTCTGATTCCATCATGTGATATAACTTCCTTCCTCTCACAACAGTATGAATCAGAAAAGTCCTTCCAAGTTTCGGATTCACGAGTCTCGaagttttctcttttgttttgcGAAACTTTCTCGATATCCGACGCATCTGGTTGATATGTTTTAAGTTTAACATCATGCTTAACTTCTACTTCCTCTTGTTGAATGATCGAGAAGACCCTTTTAGACATATCATAATCAACAATCAAATCAGGCATCTGGTAGTTCCAAGAGATGACAGAAACTTCAGTAAGTACATGCTAAGAGATTCTATGAATATGCATGAATGTAAGATTATAAAGTAATACCACTGGAGACGAAAGCACCACACGGTATAACGAGCTCGTGAAGTCATGGTTCGATCCTGGAGCTACGCTGCAGGAGTTTGAGGGAAGAGGGAAAAACCATGGGTCGAGTTTCTCGATCTCCAAACGATGCTACAGAACAAGTAGATATGAGatgatatataaaatttgttatACAGCTTATTTAGCAATAGAACAAGCCAAGAAAGACAAACACAATACCTTATGATTAGCATCTAAAGGCAAATTGATTGAACATAACATTGGAACACCATTCTTATTGACAAAAAGCACAAGATGTCCACTAAAAACGTCCATGTCCTGTATACTGAAATCTTCGCTTTGAAGGACGGTATCCTAAAATATACACACGTGACGAGCAAAACAACGATAAATAAAGGGGTGTGGCGCTGATATCATATGTGGTACAAGTCGAGCATAAAAGTAACCTGCCAATTTGCTGACTTGATATCTTCAACTCGACATTGAGCTACGTAATAATCTTCCTTCGAACAATCCCCTTTCTTTTCAAGAGGAGCATTTGTTAGGATATAAAAGAAACCACGATGATGTTCCAGAAAGTATTGAATACCCGGAATGCGTTTGTGTATTCTTTGCAAACCGCTTAACGAGTTGTTAGCATCTATAATATAAACCTGGGTTGACAAACCAGTAAAGTTTCAGAATAAAAGTCTAAAGCTGGCTTAATTAAGATCTTCTTGAAAAAAGGGAACCTTCCTCAGAAGAAGTCCTCGAGTTCGAATTCACGGTTATGAACTTCCCATCTTTCGTACTCGTTATGTCGACACAATAGTTGGGATCATTTTCAACAAACACCAAGACATCTTCTTCGGTGTCGCTGAATCCAAGTTTTGTGGAGAAAACCCTGTCGAATGTCAGGTAAATGTTAGGTAAATGAAGTTCTTGAAAAGAAGGTTAAGAATGATGAGAGAAATTTGCCTGTAAGGCCTCTGATTCTCATCTGCTTGTGTGTAGAAAAGTGTCCTGCCTTCTTCCGCCCAAGCCAAACTTACAACTCCCTCCTGTAACTTGGGAATCATCAGTCCACTTCTCAGGTCTTTAATCTGAAGCATGAAGTGTTCACTGCCTGTAATATCAACTGTGTATGCTAGAAAGTTGTGGTCTGGTGAAACACGACAAGTTCCCACATGAACATAGCCTGCAAATATGAGCAACTCATCgtaaaatttaaggaaatgTCATAATTCTGATAGCTAAgtatgaatgaaaatgaaaattaactgGATGAACAAAACTTACCATATTGTTTAGCAATTTCATTCCAATCAAGTAAAACTTCCTCCTGCTTCCCAGAATTTCCTTTAGCAAATTGGGTAAGTTTCTTTAACCAATTGGTTTTCTCGTTCTGTAACCTGCGGCATAGAACTGGGTATTCCTTCCCCTCCGGGATGTATTGGTAGTAAAACCTGATCAGGTGGAACGATACATTTAGGTTCAACCATGGCCGACCATCAAGAGACTTAACGCAATGAAAACGCTAAGAGGCATTGCgaaaccaaataaaaagaaacacatTTCGAGGGAGGAGAAAGGGCAGACCAGGGTCCCCAAGGCTCAGGAGGAGTGGAAACCTTGGTGGGTATTCGACTCGTCATCTCGGAGAAGAGCCGCCGCTGCAGAATCTGAGTGTCGGCCATGAAAGCATCGGCATACAAGTTTTCTCGACGGAGGAAGTCGGCGAGATCAGGGTCGGCGGTGTTGGCCATCCAGTGGTAGGGATCTTGTAGCGTAATGCCATGAACTGAGTGAGTGAAAGGAACTTTTTTAGCAGCAGGTGGGGATTCGGAAGGCAGTGAGAAGATACGTTCTTTGCAGAGAGAGGAGAATAACGAAGAAGACGCTATGGAGGAAGAAAGGATGGCTTTTCTAGTGAAGCATTTGGGTTTTAGCAGGGATTTAAGAGCCATGGTGATTGAAAATGGCGGCGCAGCAATAATATTGCATTCATATATAATGTTGTGCAGATacccaaaaaacaaaaaaccaaaatttggaagatttgtttgaaaaatcactcaactttaaaatagaattgatCTGTAAATTCTGTATAAACTGCAAGCAAGGGAAAACCAGTCATCCCCATCAACCAATGACAGTGTTGTTTATACAATTGAATagaatttaatgatatttttagaaacaacaatcttcttcttcttcctttctcgTTTTTGGGAATGAAACAACCTGTAATACACTTTCTCGTTTAGTATTTCACCACGAATTTCTTCTCAACAGCCCGTTCTTTTTGTCATGGAAGCCAAGCCATGATCCTATTAAAAACCCCATCTTCCCTGTTGCATCTTCTCCTTGTTGTGCTTTATGTTCTAACTTGTGGCTTTTGCCTTGGAATTTTCTTCTTCGACATCCTGTATGCAGCCATGAAGTTTGCAGATTAGTTTAAAATTGGGAGCTGGCATAGTGTGACTATGTGGGAAGACCAAAAGGGAAGCATAAACTGACCGAGTTTTCAATCTTGTCGAAGTCATCATCGAAGCTTTCGTCACCATCATCTGGAAAAGAAATGACAACCAACATAAATATAAGTTCAGAAGGGGCCGGCTGTTAGAGCGTAGTTTGGCGGCCATTTTAAGAGGACAGGAATTAGTTTTCGCCCATTCTGTATTTTAGCAGTTGACAAGTGCATCCATTTACTTAAGTatggtaatttttaaaaggtcCCCACCATGAGACTAAACTGGATTCTGGGGTAAGAATTTTGCTGATGGAAGACCCCAAGGAGAGTAGCGTGTAGACCGAAACTAGTTAAATCGTCAAATGAATCGGATTCGGGGGAAGGTAATATAAGGGGCTTCGGCTCAGAGGAGGATCAACCTGAAAGAGGTTGTCAGGTCCTCTTGTGCCACCTTCTCGAGACTGCCTTTCTAAAGAAAGGAGGAGGAGTTTTTTCCTTAATAGACTTTGCTACGAtccattgaagaaaaaagaaagtctaGAGTCTGGGGTGCCCCCCTTCTCGAGAGGATTTAAATTTACCTGCACCTCCTGCGTCACTGTCTTCAAGATCTCCCAAAAGAAAAGTATCCAAGTCTTGATCAGCAGACGACGGTTTGGAAGCTGTACCCTTCAGGTTCTTTTCCGCCTCTTCAACTTTTTCAGAGGCTCCAACCGACGGAGTTTGCTTGGCTTCATCATCAGCTTTTCGTTGTTCTTCAGATTTCAGCTTAATCTCTTCCATGTATTTCTTCTCGTATCTGTATATTTTAACCATTGAGGGTGTAAACCAGAATCATTTGATGATAagttaagaaaatgaaattagatgCAGCAACCTGACAACAATTTAATTGTCAGTGTGATACTTATTCTATAT
This genomic window from Cucurbita pepo subsp. pepo cultivar mu-cu-16 chromosome LG01, ASM280686v2, whole genome shotgun sequence contains:
- the LOC111795586 gene encoding phosphatidylinositol 4-kinase gamma 5-like — encoded protein: MSRKLDSPVQTQMAVAALKSPLSRAYRSKNGMEEKQPVGRRQVFVQTDTGCVLGMELDRSDNAHTVKRRLQLALNIPTEESSLTFGDVILKNDLSAIRNDSPLLLTRNLLHRSSSTPCLSPTGKDLRLRDQSGPIEILGHPDHFAGTRRLVKEIVKGIKLGIDPIPVHGGLGGAYYFRNGKGESVAIVKPTDEEPFAPNNPKGFVGKALGQPGFKRSVRVGETGFREVAAYLLDYEHFANVPPTALVKITHSIFNVNDWVNGNKPQAHKKKAVSKIASFQQFIPHDFDASDHGTSSFPVAAVHRIGILDIRIFNTDRHAGNLLVRKLDGIGSFGQVELIPIDHGLCLPETLEDPYFEWIHWPQASIPFSDDELKYIENLDPIKDCEMLRMELPMIREACLRVLVLCTIFLKEAAASGLCLAEIGEMMSREFRSGEEEPSELELVCLEARQMIAEREFSSPIYEWGSEDFQFDLDCEDGELDYNSSMAADQCLGWSHYQLGGLGGLHGRNPLSKLEESIEEGGEDSGGEELGETGIFPPSEPISVSKLSMSLKNTVLGNKNQKNQKYQVTKPEFGYITNTSAGHRSANEQFPPSVSFVKLGDMNEEDWSLFLDKFPELLRPAFAKRKSAALGPRQRQRLGTSCQF
- the LOC111808835 gene encoding uncharacterized protein LOC111808835, with translation IAAPPFSITMALKSLLKPKCFTRKAILSSSIASSSLFSSLCKERIFSLPSESPPAAKKVPFTHSVHGITLQDPYHWMANTADPDLADFLRRENLYADAFMADTQILQRRLFSEMTSRIPTKVSTPPEPWGPWFYYQYIPEGKEYPVLCRRLQNEKTNWLKKLTQFAKGNSGKQEEVLLDWNEIAKQYGYVHVGTCRVSPDHNFLAYTVDITGSEHFMLQIKDLRSGLMIPKLQEGVVSLAWAEEGRTLFYTQADENQRPYRVFSTKLGFSDTEEDVLVFVENDPNYCVDITSTKDGKFITVNSNSRTSSEVYIIDANNSLSGLQRIHKRIPGIQYFLEHHRGFFYILTNAPLEKKGDCSKEDYYVAQCRVEDIKSANWQDTVLQSEDFSIQDMDVFSGHLVLFVNKNGVPMLCSINLPLDANHKHRLEIEKLDPWFFPLPSNSCSVAPGSNHDFTSSLYRVVLSSPVMPDLIVDYDMSKRVFSIIQQEEVEVKHDVKLKTYQPDASDIEKVSQNKRENFETRESETWKDFSDSYCCERKEVISHDGIRVPLTILYSPSTFQKGRSPGVLQGYGAYGEVLDKSWCPSRLSLLDRGFVLAFADIRGGGGGDSSWHRCGSGLEKQNSIQDFIFCANFLIDNGYVHKDRLGSIGYSAGGLLVGAAINMHPDLFGAAILKVPFLDICNTLLDPSLPLTILDYEEFGNPEIAMQFESILSYSPYDNISKGSCYPPMLVTASFRDARVGVWEAAKWVAKIRDTTCCRCSTSAILKTNMVGGHFGEGGLYGGCEETAYDYAFLIKVLGTSDRDSTFS